In the Populus trichocarpa isolate Nisqually-1 chromosome 1, P.trichocarpa_v4.1, whole genome shotgun sequence genome, one interval contains:
- the LOC7468012 gene encoding serine/arginine-rich splicing factor SR45a isoform X5: MSYSRRSRYSLSPSPYRRDSRSISRSRSGSRSRSSSRDVENPGNNLYVTGLSPRITKKELEKHFAAEGTVIDVHLVVDPLTRESRGFGFVTMSAVEEADRCIKYLDRSVLGGRVITVEKLLLQQVSCV, from the exons ATGTCGTACTCCAGAAGGTCGAGGTATTCTCTTTCGCCTTCCCCATACAGGCGAGACAGCAGGTCCATATCAAGGTCAAGGTCCGGAAGTAGGTCAAG GAGCTCATCAAGGGACGTGGAGAATCCTGGTAACAATTTGTATGTGACAGGGTTGTCACCACGTATAACCAAGAAGGAACTTGAGAAGCATTTTGCTGCGGAAGGAACG GTGATTGATGTTCATCTTGTCGTAGATCCGTTGACAAGAGAGTCTCGAGGATTTGGGTTTGTTACTATGTCTGCTGTTGAGGAGGCCGATCGTTGTATCAAGTATTTGGACCGCTCTGTTCTTGGGGGTCGTGTCATTACAGTGGAGAAG CTTCTGTTGCAGCAGGTCAGCTGTGTGTAG